In a single window of the Salmo trutta chromosome 23, fSalTru1.1, whole genome shotgun sequence genome:
- the LOC115159990 gene encoding zinc finger protein 664, which translates to MSKILLFRVFLNQRLTAAAEEIFEVVEQTIAEYQEECFRTKEENVRLQKLLDIVIKPEIKVHRADLQQLIVSKEEVPPEQQHCEKEWRPNLGQEVKEEQEELRTNQGEEQLQGLEEEFIFSPSFVKSHYDQVSSWTSHFPSTSNEQINTESDGEDYRLLETTSDTQTLAAVNLDCSVANSMGSLVCHMKMHAKDADDSGVCEKNFHSTESMQDHLQTHIDTRFSCDVCSKCFTMSSKLKMHMRCHRRNLLPCPFCGKYSNSAANLKVHIRTHTGEKPYQCRDCVKCFSCKSNLKKHIRCHTGEKPYHCPDCGKGFTQSAHMGMHMRIHTGEKPHSCSVCGRSFSNGPHLKVHMRTHTGEKPYNCSLCDKCFSSHSGLTVHTRTHTGEKPYICPLCKKGFTSASNLKAHKKRHTKSKNRVGVMVVANASLQRSPNEGISGNK; encoded by the exons ATGTCTAAAATACTGTTGTTCAGAGTGTTTCTTAACCAGCGATTAACGGCGGCTGCTGAGGAGATATTCGAGGTAGTTGAACAAACGATAGCAGAGTACCAGGAAGAATGTTTCCGTACAAAGGAGGAGAACGTCCGTTTACAGAAGCTGCTGGATATCGTCATTAAACCTGAAATTAAGGTACACCGAGCAG ACCTCCAGCAGCTCATTGTCTCTAAGGAAGAGGTTCCCCCTGAGCAGCAACACTGTGAGAAGGAATGGAGGCCCAATCTGGGGCAGGAGgttaaagaggaacaggaggaactcAGGACCAATCAGGGGGAAGAGCAGCTTCAAGGGCTGGAGGAAGAGTTCATATTCTCTCCTTCCTTTGTGAAAAGTCACTATGATCAGGTTTCAAGTTGGACCTCACATTTTCCCAGCACCTCAAATGAACAGATCAACACAGAATCTGATGGAGAGGACTACAGATTATTAGAAACAACCAGTGACACCCAGACTCTCGCTGCAGTTAATCTAGACTGTTCTGTAGCTAACTCCATGGGTTCTCTAGTTTGTCATATGAAAATGCATGCGAAGGACGCAGACGATAGTGGTGTGTGTGAAAAAAACTTTCATTCCACGGAGAGTATGCAAGATCACCTCCAAACTCATATTGACACTAGGTTTTCTTGTGATGTTTGTAGTAAATGTTTCACTATGAGTAGTAAACTGAAAATGCATATGAGGTGCCACAGACGGAATCTACTTCCATGCCCTTTTTGTGGTAAATATTCCAACAGTGCAGCTAATCTGAAAGTACACATCAGGACCCACACAGGTGAGAAACCTTATCAGTGCCGTGATTGTGTGAAATGTTTCAGCTGTAAATCTAATCTGAAAAAACACATCAGAtgtcacacaggggagaaaccgtaTCATTGTCCTGACTGTGGCAAAGGATTTACTCAGAGTGCCCATATGGGTATGCATATGAGgattcacacaggggagaaaccacaTAGCTGTAGTGTATGTGGCAGGTCTTTTAGCAATGGCCCTCATCTTAAAGTGCACATGAGGACCCATACAGGTGAAAAACCATATAATTGCAGTCTTTGTGATAAATGTTTTAGTAGTCATTCTGGTCTGACAGTTCACACAAGgactcacacaggggagaaaccataTATATGTCCTTTATgcaaaaaaggctttacatcaGCAAGTAATTTAAAGGCCCACAAAAAGCGCCATACTAAAAGTAAAAACCGtgtaggtgttatggttgtggcAAATGCTTCACTACAAAGGAGTCCTAATGAAGGCATCAGTGGGAATAAATGA